The Candidatus Sulfotelmatobacter sp. genome includes a region encoding these proteins:
- a CDS encoding endonuclease MutS2, with the protein MESLPIDERGLDVLDFGRIRELYAGQTHGVRAQARALACIPTTDRAIVQTLLGETTEMRELAQSGYGLERIDDVDEAIATAARGVALPARELRAVADAQAAASAAVRGLREAELELPLLRARSTTFRALPQLVNRIHDAIDERGTVLDRASPALGRIRRGIAQAQDDARDRAAALVRSARYAAAIQDAIVTIRDGRYVIPVKAEFQGQIPGIVHDSSASGQTLFVEPLETLEANNRMRALQAQEQAEIARILAELSSLVAREAEQAAINVDVYVELDLAAARARVADRMNAVAPVLAGDAVVELVDGRHPLLGERAVPQSIRLDEEIRMLIVSGPNMGGKTVTLKLVGLAVLMTACGLHVPAVAARIGVFARICTDIGDEQSIVQNASTFSAHVRRLAEIVAGADARTLVLIDEIGSGTEPNAGAALAVAVLEHLLASGARVLATTHATELKLFGADHAHVANASVRFDPETYEPTYQLDVGSPGQSLAFALARRMGLAPAVVARGEELLGEQERHYDRALAEAAEERTRATRTREELERERAHVRTLEENARRRAEALERERRELAAQADAKLAAALRTFTAELERRAAAGGERGVRAPRVTSGQADLLARTLDQMHRELGLEAQPSAPRAGERAVPVGVGDRVHVVSWDQDGTVLEDLGESALVQIGAMRMTVPKRDLRPRGGPAPARERRAEGGAATLAAATGAQTELDVRGKRFVEAEPLVDRWIDDAIMVGHSPLRLIHGKGTGLLGKGLQEYLRAHPFVQNVRYGNADEGGGGVTIFELRAPSA; encoded by the coding sequence ATGGAAAGCCTCCCGATCGACGAGCGCGGCCTGGACGTGCTCGATTTCGGTCGTATTCGCGAGCTATATGCCGGCCAAACGCACGGCGTGCGGGCCCAGGCGCGAGCGCTAGCGTGCATTCCGACCACCGATCGAGCGATCGTTCAGACATTGTTGGGTGAAACGACCGAGATGCGGGAGCTCGCACAAAGCGGCTACGGGCTCGAGCGCATCGACGACGTCGACGAGGCGATCGCGACCGCGGCGCGCGGCGTCGCGTTGCCGGCTCGCGAGCTGCGCGCCGTCGCCGACGCGCAGGCCGCGGCGAGCGCGGCGGTGCGCGGGCTGCGCGAGGCGGAGCTGGAGCTGCCGCTGCTGCGCGCGCGCAGCACGACGTTCCGGGCGCTCCCGCAACTCGTCAACCGCATCCACGATGCGATCGACGAGCGCGGAACCGTCCTCGACCGCGCCTCACCGGCGCTGGGTCGCATTCGCCGCGGCATCGCGCAGGCGCAAGACGACGCGCGCGATCGCGCCGCGGCGCTGGTGCGCTCGGCGCGCTACGCGGCGGCGATCCAGGACGCGATCGTCACCATCCGCGACGGCCGCTACGTCATTCCCGTCAAAGCCGAGTTCCAAGGCCAGATCCCCGGTATCGTGCACGACTCGAGCGCCAGCGGCCAGACGCTGTTCGTCGAACCGCTGGAGACCCTCGAGGCCAACAACCGCATGCGCGCGCTGCAGGCGCAAGAGCAGGCCGAGATCGCCCGCATCTTGGCGGAGCTCTCGTCACTGGTCGCACGCGAGGCCGAGCAGGCCGCGATCAACGTCGACGTCTACGTCGAGCTCGATCTGGCCGCGGCGCGCGCGCGCGTCGCCGACCGCATGAACGCCGTCGCACCCGTGCTGGCCGGCGACGCGGTCGTCGAGCTGGTCGACGGGCGACACCCGCTGCTCGGGGAGCGGGCGGTGCCGCAATCGATCCGGCTCGACGAGGAGATCCGGATGCTGATCGTCTCGGGGCCGAACATGGGCGGCAAGACGGTCACCCTCAAGCTGGTCGGGCTGGCCGTGCTGATGACGGCGTGCGGCCTGCACGTGCCGGCCGTCGCGGCGCGGATCGGCGTCTTCGCGCGCATCTGCACCGACATCGGCGACGAGCAGTCGATCGTGCAAAACGCCTCGACCTTCTCCGCGCACGTCCGGCGCTTGGCCGAGATCGTGGCCGGCGCGGACGCGCGCACCTTGGTCCTGATCGACGAGATCGGGAGCGGCACCGAACCGAACGCGGGCGCCGCGCTCGCCGTCGCGGTGCTCGAGCATCTGCTGGCCAGCGGTGCGCGCGTGCTGGCGACCACGCACGCGACCGAGCTCAAGCTGTTCGGCGCCGATCATGCGCACGTCGCCAACGCCAGCGTGCGGTTCGACCCCGAGACCTACGAGCCGACCTATCAGCTCGACGTCGGGTCGCCCGGTCAGTCGCTGGCGTTCGCGCTGGCACGCCGGATGGGCTTGGCACCGGCCGTGGTGGCGCGCGGGGAAGAGCTGCTCGGCGAACAGGAACGCCACTACGACCGCGCGCTGGCCGAGGCGGCGGAAGAGCGCACCCGCGCCACCCGCACGCGCGAGGAGCTCGAACGCGAACGCGCGCACGTGCGGACGCTGGAAGAGAACGCGCGCCGGCGCGCGGAGGCGCTCGAGCGCGAGCGACGCGAGCTGGCGGCGCAAGCCGACGCGAAGCTGGCGGCCGCGTTACGAACGTTCACCGCCGAGCTGGAACGGCGCGCCGCCGCCGGCGGCGAGCGAGGCGTTCGCGCGCCGCGCGTGACCAGCGGGCAGGCCGACCTGTTGGCGCGCACGCTCGACCAGATGCACCGCGAGCTCGGCCTCGAGGCGCAGCCGAGCGCGCCACGGGCCGGCGAGAGGGCCGTGCCGGTCGGGGTCGGCGACCGGGTCCACGTCGTCTCCTGGGACCAGGACGGGACCGTCCTCGAGGACCTGGGCGAGAGCGCTTTGGTGCAGATCGGCGCGATGCGCATGACCGTCCCCAAGCGCGACCTGCGCCCGCGCGGTGGCCCGGCGCCGGCCCGGGAACGCCGCGCCGAAGGCGGCGCCGCGACGCTGGCCGCCGCCACCGGCGCGCAGACCGAGCTGGACGTGCGCGGCAAACGATTCGTCGAGGCCGAGCCGCTGGTCGATCGTTGGATCGACGATGCCATCATGGTCGGGCACTCCCCGCTGCGGCTGATCCACGGCAAGGGGACCGGTCTGCTCGGGAAAGGCCTGCAGGAGTACCTGCGCGCCCATCCCTTCGTTCAAAACGTCCGCTACGGAAACGCCGACGAGGGAGGCGGGGGCGTGACGATCTTCGAATTGCGCGCGCCGTCCGCATGA
- the tyrS gene encoding tyrosine--tRNA ligase encodes MNTKTPRERAEWLTDGCDHVETLDELTARIARGKPLRVYLGLDPTSPDLHIGHAVVLRLLQRFVEDGHDVILLIGDFTARIGDPSGRNALRPPLSDEQIDANMRTYAAQAGKVLDMSKVTLRYNSEWLSKLTFTEIHKLLSLTTVAQMLERNDFKLRYESGVPIALHEFVYPVAVAYDSVAMNVDVELGGSDQLFNLLISRPYQVHAGQDPEICITVPLLEGIDGEKKMSKSLGNHIGLTDPPNEMFGKTMRIPDQLLPRYARLAAWWPGERVEALRVGLAAGTAVPMDEKKHIAEDLVALYHGPDAARAAREWFERTIQRGEIPAEMPELRRDGREKVTDLLLAAAFADSKRAAQRLIAEGGVRIDGTVVTDPAARWTARAPAVLQVGSRKFVRVLP; translated from the coding sequence ATGAACACGAAGACGCCGCGCGAGCGCGCGGAATGGCTGACCGACGGGTGCGATCACGTCGAGACGCTCGACGAGCTCACCGCGCGCATCGCGCGCGGAAAGCCGCTGCGCGTCTACCTCGGCCTCGACCCCACCTCGCCCGACTTGCACATCGGCCACGCCGTCGTGCTGCGGCTGTTGCAGCGCTTCGTCGAAGACGGTCACGACGTGATCTTGCTGATCGGCGACTTCACCGCGCGCATCGGCGATCCCAGCGGCCGCAACGCGCTGCGCCCGCCGCTGAGCGACGAGCAGATCGACGCCAACATGCGCACCTACGCGGCGCAGGCCGGCAAGGTGCTCGACATGAGCAAGGTGACGCTGCGCTACAACAGCGAGTGGCTCTCGAAGCTGACCTTCACCGAGATCCACAAGCTGCTCTCGTTGACGACCGTCGCGCAGATGCTCGAGCGCAACGACTTCAAGCTGCGCTATGAGAGCGGCGTCCCGATCGCGCTGCACGAGTTCGTCTACCCGGTCGCGGTCGCGTACGATTCGGTCGCGATGAACGTCGACGTGGAGCTGGGCGGTTCCGATCAGCTCTTCAACTTGCTGATCAGCCGGCCGTACCAGGTCCACGCCGGACAGGACCCCGAAATCTGCATCACGGTCCCGCTGCTCGAGGGAATCGACGGCGAGAAGAAGATGTCGAAGTCGCTGGGCAACCACATCGGCTTGACCGATCCGCCCAACGAGATGTTCGGCAAGACGATGCGCATCCCGGACCAGCTCTTGCCGCGCTACGCGCGGCTCGCCGCGTGGTGGCCGGGCGAGCGGGTCGAGGCGCTGCGGGTGGGCTTGGCGGCCGGGACGGCCGTGCCCATGGACGAGAAAAAGCATATCGCCGAAGACCTCGTGGCGCTGTATCATGGACCCGACGCCGCCCGAGCGGCGCGCGAGTGGTTCGAGCGGACGATCCAGCGCGGGGAGATTCCGGCCGAGATGCCCGAGCTGCGGCGCGACGGCCGGGAAAAGGTCACCGACCTGCTCCTCGCGGCGGCCTTCGCCGATTCCAAGCGCGCGGCGCAACGGCTGATCGCCGAAGGCGGGGTCCGGATCGACGGGACGGTCGTCACCGACCCGGCCGCCCGCTGGACGGCTCGGGCACCGGCGGTCCTGCAGGTCGGCTCCCGCAAGTTCGTCCGCGTTCTCCCCTAG
- the hslO gene encoding Hsp33 family molecular chaperone HslO, protein MDRIVTASAARGTVSLVSGVTTALVRDTRHRHDLAPTASAAVGRLVTAAALLGASLQGRERLTLQVVGDGPIGSLTADAWRAGPDAIAARAYARNAHADLPLNARGKFDVAAVVGGGSLQVTKSFEIGQPYSGIVPLVSGEIGDDVAAYLANSEQIPSVVALGVLADPAGIRAAGGVIAQVLPGADEATIGALERAAAAMPPVTTQIVDGADPDALLHAVAGALDLKVYGGQSVAYDCQCTRAKVETALLGLGKDELAKLAREQAATEATCDFCGERYVLSAQDVEALAERLG, encoded by the coding sequence ATGGATCGTATCGTCACCGCTTCCGCCGCGCGCGGGACGGTTTCCCTCGTGTCGGGCGTCACCACCGCGCTCGTGCGCGACACGCGCCACCGCCACGACTTGGCCCCCACGGCCAGCGCGGCCGTCGGCCGCCTGGTCACCGCGGCGGCGCTGCTCGGCGCGTCGCTCCAGGGCCGCGAACGGCTGACCTTACAGGTCGTCGGCGACGGCCCGATCGGCTCGCTGACGGCCGACGCGTGGCGCGCCGGCCCGGACGCGATCGCGGCGCGCGCGTACGCGCGCAACGCCCATGCCGACCTGCCGCTCAACGCGCGCGGGAAGTTCGACGTGGCGGCCGTCGTCGGCGGCGGCAGCTTGCAGGTGACCAAGTCGTTCGAGATCGGCCAGCCGTACAGCGGCATCGTGCCGCTCGTCAGCGGTGAGATCGGCGACGACGTCGCCGCCTACTTGGCGAACTCCGAACAAATACCGAGTGTCGTCGCGCTGGGCGTGCTGGCCGATCCGGCCGGTATCCGCGCCGCGGGCGGCGTGATCGCGCAGGTGCTGCCGGGCGCCGACGAGGCGACGATCGGCGCGCTCGAGCGCGCCGCCGCGGCGATGCCGCCGGTGACGACGCAGATCGTCGACGGCGCCGATCCCGACGCGTTGCTGCACGCGGTCGCCGGCGCGCTCGACCTCAAGGTCTACGGCGGTCAGTCGGTCGCGTACGACTGCCAGTGCACGCGGGCGAAGGTCGAGACGGCGCTGCTGGGGCTGGGCAAGGACGAGCTGGCGAAGCTGGCGCGCGAGCAGGCCGCCACCGAGGCGACCTGCGATTTCTGCGGCGAGCGGTACGTGCTCAGCGCCCAGGACGTCGAGGCGCTCGCGGAGCGCCTCGGCTGA
- a CDS encoding HU family DNA-binding protein, which produces MTKADIVDSLANEHELSKRQAGEIVDLILDEITGALKQGDKVQLIPFGSFVVRERKARVGRNPQTGDTIKIAARRVPAFSPGKGLKDAVGGAKRAAKKAGGRKK; this is translated from the coding sequence GTGACCAAAGCCGACATCGTCGACTCTCTGGCGAACGAGCACGAGCTCTCCAAGCGGCAGGCCGGCGAGATCGTCGATCTGATCCTGGACGAGATCACCGGTGCGCTCAAGCAGGGCGACAAGGTCCAGCTCATCCCCTTCGGCAGCTTCGTGGTGCGCGAGCGGAAGGCGCGCGTGGGGCGCAATCCGCAGACCGGCGACACGATCAAGATCGCCGCGCGCCGGGTGCCGGCGTTCTCGCCCGGCAAGGGCCTCAAGGATGCCGTCGGCGGCGCCAAGCGCGCCGCGAAGAAGGCCGGCGGCCGGAAGAAGTAA
- a CDS encoding ribonuclease HI family protein, translating into MYADGGSRGNPGPAASGAVLYDERGEVLEEIGVFLGVTTNNVAEWTALLAGLKAALARGVDDITVRMDSELVVKQLSGAYRVKHPGLIPLHAEAKALLRRFAHAEVGHVRRKDNAAADAVVNQVLDAHR; encoded by the coding sequence TTGTACGCCGATGGCGGCTCGCGCGGCAACCCGGGACCGGCGGCTTCGGGCGCGGTGCTCTACGACGAGCGCGGCGAGGTGCTCGAGGAGATCGGCGTCTTCCTGGGCGTGACGACCAACAACGTCGCCGAGTGGACGGCGCTGCTGGCCGGCCTCAAGGCGGCGCTTGCTCGCGGCGTCGACGACATCACCGTCCGCATGGACAGCGAGCTGGTCGTCAAGCAACTCTCGGGCGCCTACCGAGTAAAGCATCCCGGGCTGATCCCGCTGCATGCCGAGGCCAAGGCGCTGCTGCGCCGGTTCGCGCACGCCGAGGTCGGGCACGTGCGGCGCAAGGACAACGCGGCGGCCGACGCCGTCGTCAACCAGGTCCTCGACGCCCACCGCTGA